One genomic segment of Amycolatopsis sp. WQ 127309 includes these proteins:
- the uraH gene encoding hydroxyisourate hydrolase gives MSLVTTHVLDTAHGRPATGIAVRFETAEGKPIADGRTDDDGRVRDLGPETLAPGVYRLVFDTGAYLGPDAFFPEVALTFRISDPAAHHHVPLLLSPFAYSTYRGS, from the coding sequence GTGAGCCTGGTGACGACGCACGTGCTCGACACGGCGCATGGCCGGCCCGCAACGGGAATCGCCGTCCGCTTCGAAACCGCCGAGGGCAAGCCGATCGCCGACGGGCGCACCGACGACGACGGCCGCGTCCGCGACCTCGGCCCCGAGACGCTGGCACCGGGCGTCTACCGGCTGGTCTTCGACACCGGCGCCTACCTCGGCCCGGACGCGTTCTTCCCGGAGGTGGCCCTCACCTTCCGGATCTCCGACCCCGCGGCGCACCACCACGTGCCGCTCCTGCTCAGCCCGTTCGCCTATTCGACTTACCGAGGGAGCTGA
- the uraD gene encoding 2-oxo-4-hydroxy-4-carboxy-5-ureidoimidazoline decarboxylase, producing the protein MPLTLTDFNTADAGDVRPALTACLAVPRWADAVLDRRPYDNLDALQAAADLPLSSDEIRQAMAAHPRIGETPKQQGTEADWSRSEQSGVDNADEFAAANAEYEAKFGHVYLVCASGRSGDELLKILRERIGNDPATELGVAGQELLKIAGLRLAKAVTA; encoded by the coding sequence GTGCCGCTCACCCTCACCGATTTCAACACCGCCGACGCCGGCGACGTACGTCCGGCGTTGACGGCCTGCCTCGCCGTCCCCCGCTGGGCGGACGCGGTTCTCGACCGCAGGCCCTACGACAACCTCGACGCGCTGCAAGCCGCCGCGGACCTGCCGTTGAGTAGTGACGAGATCCGCCAGGCCATGGCCGCGCACCCCCGGATCGGCGAAACGCCGAAGCAGCAAGGGACCGAGGCCGACTGGTCCCGCAGCGAACAGTCCGGTGTGGACAACGCCGACGAGTTCGCCGCCGCGAACGCCGAGTACGAAGCCAAGTTCGGGCACGTCTACCTCGTCTGCGCGAGCGGGCGCAGCGGCGACGAGCTGCTGAAGATCCTCCGCGAGCGCATCGGCAACGACCCGGCGACCGAGCTCGGCGTCGCCGGGCAGGAGCTGCTCAAGATCGCCGGCCTGCGGCTGGCCAAGGCGGTGACCGCGTGA
- the allB gene encoding allantoinase AllB: MDLVVRAARAVTAEGEVPVTLGVDGGRIVAIEPAGASLTGDRVVELGDDVVLLPGLVDTHVHVNDPGRAEWEGFETATRAAAAGGVTTIVDMPLNSLPPTVDVAALEVKRKAATGRVHVDVGFWGGAIPGNVSDLRGLHEAGVFGFKCFLLHSGVDEFPPLDPAGLDEALRELSSFDALMIVHAEDAHEIDEAPEPHGGRYVDFLHSRPRAAENLAVTHVIEAARRNSARAHILHLSSAEALPLVAEARRDGVALTAETCPHYLSFVAEEIRDGATQFKCCPPIREAANREQLWQGLADGVIDCVVSDHSPCTPELKRFDSGDFGQAWGGISSLQLGLPAIWTQARQRGFTLTDVVRWMAEHPAAQAGMRRKGHLAVGYDADFCVFAPDEAFVVDVAKLKHRNPVSAYDRRPLAGVVRSTWLRGTEITGDAPFGALLTRGNC; this comes from the coding sequence ATGGATCTTGTGGTGCGCGCAGCCCGGGCGGTCACGGCCGAGGGCGAGGTCCCGGTGACGCTCGGCGTCGACGGCGGCCGGATCGTCGCGATCGAACCCGCCGGCGCTTCGCTGACCGGCGACCGCGTCGTCGAACTCGGCGACGACGTCGTGCTGCTGCCCGGGCTGGTCGACACGCACGTCCACGTCAACGATCCCGGCCGCGCCGAGTGGGAGGGCTTCGAGACGGCCACCCGCGCGGCCGCGGCGGGCGGGGTCACCACGATCGTGGACATGCCGCTCAACAGCCTGCCACCGACGGTCGACGTCGCGGCCCTGGAGGTCAAGCGCAAGGCGGCGACCGGCCGGGTGCACGTCGACGTCGGTTTCTGGGGCGGCGCGATCCCCGGCAACGTCTCGGACCTGCGCGGGCTGCACGAGGCCGGCGTCTTCGGGTTCAAGTGCTTCCTGCTGCACTCCGGCGTCGACGAGTTCCCGCCGCTCGACCCGGCTGGGCTCGACGAAGCGTTGCGGGAGCTGAGTTCCTTCGACGCGCTGATGATCGTCCACGCCGAGGACGCGCACGAGATCGACGAGGCGCCCGAGCCGCACGGCGGTCGCTATGTCGACTTTCTGCACTCGCGCCCGCGGGCGGCGGAGAATCTGGCCGTCACGCACGTGATCGAGGCGGCCCGCCGCAACTCGGCGCGGGCGCACATCCTGCACCTGTCGTCCGCGGAAGCCCTGCCGCTCGTGGCGGAGGCCCGCCGCGACGGCGTCGCGCTGACCGCCGAGACCTGCCCGCACTACCTGAGTTTCGTCGCCGAGGAGATCCGCGACGGCGCGACGCAGTTCAAGTGCTGCCCGCCGATCCGGGAGGCGGCCAACCGCGAACAGCTGTGGCAGGGGCTCGCCGACGGTGTGATCGACTGCGTCGTCAGCGACCATTCGCCGTGCACGCCGGAGCTGAAACGCTTCGACAGCGGCGATTTCGGGCAGGCCTGGGGCGGGATTTCGAGCCTGCAGCTGGGGCTTCCGGCGATCTGGACGCAGGCGCGGCAACGCGGGTTCACGCTCACCGACGTCGTCCGCTGGATGGCCGAGCACCCCGCCGCGCAGGCGGGAATGCGTCGCAAGGGTCACCTCGCGGTGGGCTACGACGCCGACTTCTGCGTGTTCGCGCCGGACGAGGCGTTCGTCGTCGACGTCGCGAAACTGAAGCACCGCAACCCGGTGAGCGCCTACGACCGCCGCCCGCTCGCCGGCGTTGTCCGCTCGACCTGGTTGCGCGGCACCGAAATCACCGGCGACGCGCCCTTCGGGGCGTTGCTGACCCGGGGGAACTGCTGA
- the alc gene encoding allantoicase: MEAVLSDRPEWTELPDLASRRFGGTVMWATDELFAEKENLVNPWTPAHRAETFGPKGQVYDGWETRRHREPGDDQAILRLGLAGTVTGVVVDTAFFKGNYPPFVSVEAASVPGYPSAAELATADWDILVDRAPAAGHTENFHTVNGSRRYTHVRLTQHPDGGVARLRVHGAPIPDPDLLDLDALDLAALENGALVTGCSNMFYSSPNNMLSPGLAAHQAEGWETARRRDDGNDWATFRLAGAGTVRFVELDTSNLKGNAPGWASISGRDTYGEWVELLPKTRLQPDTRHRFAVPDGPEVTEARLDIYPDGGLARLRLFGRLTETGRANVKARFAKTR, translated from the coding sequence ATGGAGGCTGTGTTGTCTGACCGTCCTGAGTGGACAGAACTGCCCGACCTCGCTTCACGTCGCTTCGGCGGGACCGTGATGTGGGCGACCGACGAGCTGTTCGCCGAGAAGGAGAACCTGGTCAACCCGTGGACGCCGGCGCACCGCGCCGAGACGTTCGGCCCGAAGGGTCAGGTCTACGACGGCTGGGAGACCCGCCGCCACCGCGAACCGGGCGACGACCAGGCGATCCTTCGGCTCGGCCTGGCGGGCACGGTCACGGGGGTGGTCGTCGACACGGCGTTCTTCAAGGGCAACTACCCGCCGTTCGTCTCGGTCGAAGCGGCTTCGGTGCCGGGTTACCCGAGCGCGGCCGAGCTGGCGACGGCGGACTGGGACATCCTCGTCGACCGCGCACCCGCGGCGGGCCACACGGAGAACTTCCACACGGTCAACGGTTCCCGCAGGTACACCCACGTTCGCCTGACCCAGCACCCCGACGGCGGTGTCGCCCGCCTGCGCGTCCACGGCGCCCCGATCCCGGACCCGGACCTGCTCGACCTGGACGCGTTGGATCTGGCGGCCCTGGAGAACGGCGCCCTGGTGACGGGGTGCAGCAACATGTTCTATTCGTCGCCGAACAACATGCTCTCGCCGGGCCTCGCGGCCCACCAGGCGGAGGGCTGGGAGACGGCCCGCCGCCGCGACGACGGCAACGACTGGGCGACCTTCAGGCTGGCCGGCGCCGGCACCGTCCGGTTTGTCGAGCTGGACACGAGCAACCTCAAGGGCAACGCCCCGGGCTGGGCGTCGATCAGCGGCCGTGACACCTACGGCGAGTGGGTGGAGCTGCTGCCGAAGACGCGCCTGCAGCCGGACACGCGCCACCGCTTCGCCGTACCGGACGGCCCCGAGGTGACGGAGGCTCGTCTGGACATCTACCCGGACGGCGGCCTGGCCAGGCTGCGCCTGTTCGGCCGCCTGACGGAGACGGGCCGCGCGAACGTGAAAGCCCGGTTCGCCAAGACCCGCTGA
- a CDS encoding MBL fold metallo-hydrolase encodes MTEKLGITLSGGPTALLELGGVRLLTDPTFDPPGDHSIGQRVLVKTEDSVLTEDAVGVVDAVLLSHDQHPDNLDDRGRDYLKTVPLTLITPSGAKRLGGTARGLEPWEETQVGRLTVTAVPALHGPEGAEQLAGDVTGFVLSGEGLPTVYVSGDNASVDLVREITSRFSVDIAVLFAGAARTKLFDGAPLTLTSENAAAAAKVLGSAKVVPLHFRGWQHFSEGPDVLRKEFEAAGLTDRLVLLEPGERAEV; translated from the coding sequence ATGACCGAGAAACTCGGGATCACCCTGTCCGGTGGTCCGACCGCGCTCCTGGAACTGGGCGGCGTCCGACTGCTCACCGACCCGACGTTCGATCCGCCGGGTGACCACTCGATCGGCCAGCGCGTGCTGGTCAAGACCGAGGACTCGGTGCTGACCGAGGACGCCGTCGGCGTGGTGGACGCCGTGCTGCTGTCCCACGACCAGCATCCGGACAACCTGGACGATCGCGGGCGCGACTACCTCAAGACGGTGCCGCTGACCCTGATCACTCCGAGCGGCGCCAAGCGGCTGGGCGGGACTGCGCGTGGCCTGGAGCCGTGGGAGGAGACGCAGGTCGGGCGGCTCACGGTCACCGCGGTCCCGGCGTTGCACGGGCCTGAAGGAGCGGAGCAGCTCGCCGGTGACGTCACCGGGTTCGTGCTCAGCGGCGAAGGCCTGCCGACGGTGTACGTCAGTGGGGACAACGCGTCGGTGGACCTGGTGCGGGAGATCACGTCGCGATTCAGCGTCGACATCGCGGTGCTGTTCGCCGGTGCCGCGAGGACGAAGCTGTTCGACGGCGCTCCCCTGACGTTGACCAGCGAAAACGCCGCCGCGGCGGCAAAGGTGCTCGGCTCGGCGAAGGTCGTCCCGTTGCACTTCCGGGGCTGGCAGCACTTCAGCGAGGGTCCTGACGTACTGAGGAAGGAGTTCGAGGCGGCCGGCCTGACCGACCGGCTGGTGCTGCTCGAACCCGGGGAGCGCGCAGAGGTCTGA
- a CDS encoding CoA-binding protein: MTYTVGAVERRAILNQAKSVTLVGASANPSRPSYFVATYLLSSTRYEVNFVNPRLDTLFGKPVYASLKDVPGEPDLVSVFRKHDDLPQVAEDVIDAGARTLWLQLGLWHEPVADRAREAGLDVVMNRCVKIEHARFAGGLHLAGFNTGVISSRRQSAP; the protein is encoded by the coding sequence ATGACGTATACAGTGGGCGCTGTCGAGCGGCGCGCGATCCTGAACCAGGCGAAGTCGGTGACGCTGGTGGGAGCGTCCGCGAACCCGTCTCGGCCGAGTTATTTCGTCGCGACCTACCTGCTCTCGTCGACGCGGTACGAAGTCAACTTCGTCAACCCCCGCCTGGACACCCTGTTCGGGAAGCCGGTGTACGCCTCGCTGAAGGACGTGCCGGGCGAACCGGACCTCGTCAGTGTGTTCCGGAAGCACGACGATCTGCCTCAGGTGGCCGAGGACGTGATCGATGCCGGCGCGCGCACGTTGTGGCTGCAACTCGGGTTGTGGCACGAACCGGTGGCCGACCGGGCTCGGGAGGCGGGCCTGGACGTCGTGATGAACCGGTGCGTGAAGATCGAGCACGCGCGGTTCGCCGGGGGCCTGCACCTGGCCGGGTTCAACACTGGCGTGATCAGCTCGCGGAGGCAGTCGGCACCCTAG
- a CDS encoding O-acetylhomoserine aminocarboxypropyltransferase/cysteine synthase family protein: MSERTWGFRTRALHAGGTPDPATGARAVPIYQTTSFVFEDAADAANLFALQKYGNIYSRIGNPTVAAFEERIASLEGAIGGVATGSGQAAEFLTFSALAEAGDHIVSASGLYGGTVTQLTGTLRRFGVETTFVSGGIDDYAAAITDRTRLLYTEVIGNPGGGIADLTALADLAHAHDIPLVVDATLATPYLCRPMEHGADIVLHSATKFLGGHGTTLGGIVVESGKFDWGNGKFPRMTEAVESYGGLKYWENFGEYAFCTRLRAEQLRDIGAVLSPHSAFLLLQGVETLPQRMDAQVANARAVAEHLDADPRVAWVSYAGLPAHPHHDLAKKYLPAGPGAVFSFGINGGRAAGERFVESVELLSHLANVGDARTLVIHPASTTHAQLSEEQLTAAGVGPDLIRLSVGLEDVEDILWDLDQALGKAVAG; the protein is encoded by the coding sequence ATGAGTGAACGCACCTGGGGCTTCCGGACCCGCGCATTGCACGCGGGCGGAACGCCCGACCCGGCGACCGGTGCGCGTGCCGTGCCGATCTACCAGACCACGAGCTTCGTCTTCGAGGACGCGGCCGACGCGGCCAACCTGTTCGCGCTGCAGAAGTACGGCAATATCTACAGTCGGATCGGGAACCCGACCGTGGCGGCGTTCGAGGAGCGGATCGCCAGCCTCGAAGGCGCGATCGGCGGTGTCGCCACCGGCAGCGGGCAGGCCGCGGAGTTCCTCACATTCAGCGCGCTCGCCGAGGCCGGCGACCACATCGTGTCGGCGAGCGGTCTCTACGGCGGCACGGTCACCCAGCTCACCGGCACGCTCCGGCGATTCGGCGTGGAGACGACGTTCGTCAGCGGCGGCATCGACGACTACGCGGCGGCGATCACCGACCGGACCCGGCTGCTCTACACCGAGGTGATCGGCAACCCGGGTGGTGGCATCGCGGACCTCACCGCGCTGGCGGACCTGGCGCACGCCCACGACATCCCGCTGGTGGTCGACGCGACGCTGGCGACGCCGTACCTCTGCCGGCCGATGGAACACGGTGCGGACATCGTGCTGCACTCGGCGACGAAGTTCCTCGGCGGCCACGGGACGACACTCGGCGGGATCGTCGTCGAGTCGGGGAAGTTCGACTGGGGCAACGGGAAGTTCCCCCGGATGACCGAGGCCGTCGAAAGCTACGGCGGCCTCAAGTACTGGGAGAACTTCGGCGAGTACGCGTTCTGCACGCGGCTTCGCGCGGAGCAGTTGCGGGACATCGGCGCGGTCCTCTCACCACACTCGGCTTTCCTGCTGCTGCAAGGTGTCGAGACCCTGCCCCAGCGGATGGACGCACAAGTCGCCAACGCCCGCGCCGTCGCCGAACACCTCGACGCGGACCCACGCGTGGCCTGGGTGTCCTACGCGGGGCTGCCGGCGCACCCACACCACGACCTGGCGAAGAAGTACTTGCCCGCCGGGCCCGGGGCGGTGTTCTCCTTCGGCATCAACGGCGGGCGCGCGGCGGGCGAAAGGTTCGTCGAGTCGGTGGAGCTGTTGTCGCACCTTGCGAACGTCGGGGACGCCCGCACGCTCGTGATCCACCCGGCGTCGACGACCCACGCGCAGCTGTCCGAGGAGCAGCTCACGGCCGCGGGCGTGGGACCCGACCTGATCCGGCTGTCGGTCGGACTGGAAGACGTCGAGGACATCCTCTGGGACCTCGACCAGGCCCTGGGCAAGGCGGTGGCCGGATGA
- a CDS encoding DUF3887 domain-containing protein, translating into MPDEPLAAVGAALRKVRDAEAALRDTVDAARAAGHTWQEIGDLLGTSRQAAFQRFGRPVDPATGASMTELKRPDAIHLAEELVFELVGCRWHEVRRDFDDRMLASVGEEELQLAWTQLAGSVGRYERMGEAYARSAGDYTIVHLPVAFEAGERTVQVTYREDGQVAGLWIRSAEQL; encoded by the coding sequence GTGCCGGACGAACCATTGGCCGCGGTCGGTGCGGCGTTGCGGAAGGTCCGCGATGCGGAAGCCGCTCTGCGGGACACCGTGGACGCGGCCAGAGCGGCCGGGCACACCTGGCAGGAGATCGGTGACCTGCTGGGCACCAGCCGGCAGGCCGCGTTCCAGCGGTTCGGCCGGCCGGTCGATCCGGCGACGGGCGCGTCGATGACGGAACTGAAGCGGCCCGACGCGATCCACCTCGCAGAGGAGCTCGTGTTCGAGCTCGTCGGGTGCCGGTGGCACGAGGTACGCCGGGACTTCGACGACCGCATGCTCGCGTCGGTCGGCGAAGAGGAGCTGCAGCTCGCCTGGACGCAGCTGGCCGGATCGGTCGGACGCTACGAACGGATGGGAGAGGCGTACGCGCGGTCGGCGGGGGACTACACGATCGTCCACCTGCCGGTGGCCTTCGAGGCCGGTGAGCGGACCGTGCAAGTGACTTACCGCGAGGACGGTCAGGTGGCCGGGCTGTGGATCCGGTCGGCCGAACAGTTGTGA
- a CDS encoding serine hydrolase, whose translation MKTAIAGVIAILAPLVAPAAHAAEVPTAGDQLEWVVDATGRVPVSDAELQQHIAQVLVTAAGGTAGINAALTGLGRLEVERVVTEAPDHVEAVVHGPADDYLLDLHVDQTGLIDGLRATADDPVPSSWPEVDAQLAALGGRVSFGASEILPDGRCRDVHGVQDNVQRPLGSAFKLYVLGALGAAVAEHKASWTEQLAIRDDWKSLPSGVLQNQPAGTRLPLSEYADKMISISDNTAADHLIHRLGRDAVQRQVTAFGNQRPPANVPFLTTKALFELKATQYPARADAYLALPRWARPAAVAGLERLPLTGLTSWPRPEKIDQLEWFGSPDDICRAFSGLQKENQPEIGHALSLNDGGLGLDKAKFPEVWFKGGSEPGVLTLNYLVRTADGRSLVTSVMVSDPVAPLDENHVAARGIAVARGAVALLAATLRR comes from the coding sequence ATGAAGACAGCAATCGCGGGTGTGATCGCGATCCTCGCACCGCTGGTGGCCCCGGCCGCCCACGCCGCCGAGGTACCCACGGCGGGGGACCAGCTTGAATGGGTCGTCGACGCCACCGGGCGCGTCCCGGTGTCCGATGCCGAGTTACAGCAGCACATCGCGCAGGTCCTGGTGACCGCGGCGGGTGGCACGGCGGGCATCAACGCCGCACTGACCGGGCTCGGCCGGCTCGAGGTGGAGCGGGTCGTCACCGAGGCGCCCGACCACGTCGAAGCGGTGGTCCACGGCCCGGCGGACGACTACCTGCTGGATCTCCACGTCGACCAGACCGGGCTGATCGACGGGCTGCGGGCGACCGCGGACGACCCGGTGCCGTCGTCGTGGCCCGAAGTGGACGCCCAGCTCGCGGCGCTCGGCGGGCGCGTCTCGTTCGGCGCGTCGGAGATCCTGCCGGACGGGCGTTGCCGTGACGTACACGGCGTGCAGGACAACGTGCAACGGCCTCTGGGCTCGGCGTTCAAGCTCTACGTCCTCGGTGCGCTCGGCGCCGCGGTCGCGGAGCACAAGGCGTCCTGGACCGAACAGCTCGCCATCCGCGACGACTGGAAGAGCCTGCCGTCAGGCGTGCTGCAGAACCAGCCGGCCGGCACCCGGCTCCCGCTGTCGGAATACGCCGACAAGATGATCTCGATCAGCGACAACACCGCTGCCGACCACCTGATCCACCGGCTCGGTCGCGACGCCGTGCAGCGGCAGGTCACCGCGTTCGGCAACCAGCGGCCGCCGGCGAACGTCCCGTTCCTGACGACCAAGGCGCTGTTCGAGCTCAAGGCGACGCAGTACCCGGCCCGCGCCGACGCCTACCTGGCGTTGCCACGCTGGGCACGTCCCGCCGCGGTCGCGGGACTCGAACGGCTCCCGCTCACCGGACTCACCTCCTGGCCCAGGCCCGAGAAGATCGACCAGCTCGAGTGGTTCGGTTCCCCGGACGACATCTGCAGGGCGTTTTCCGGGCTGCAGAAGGAGAACCAACCGGAGATCGGGCACGCGCTGTCGCTCAACGACGGCGGGCTCGGTCTCGACAAGGCGAAGTTCCCGGAGGTCTGGTTCAAGGGCGGCAGTGAACCCGGCGTGCTGACCTTGAACTACCTGGTCCGGACGGCCGACGGCCGGTCACTGGTCACCAGCGTCATGGTGTCGGACCCGGTGGCGCCACTGGACGAAAACCACGTCGCGGCACGAGGAATCGCGGTCGCGAGGGGGGCGGTGGCGCTGTTGGCGGCTACGCTGCGCCGGTGA
- a CDS encoding VOC family protein gives MTVRWSLTIDCAAPRALARFWAVALGYIERPPPAGFASWEAWFTEFGVPEDEWDDGAYLADPEGVLPSLSFLKVPEDKVVKNRLHLDIQAGGGREVPWETRWERVAEAIARLIAAGATVQQEHEAGGRPDHVVMADPEGNEFCVL, from the coding sequence GTGACGGTGCGCTGGAGTCTGACGATCGATTGCGCGGCGCCCCGCGCGCTGGCGAGGTTCTGGGCGGTGGCCCTCGGCTACATCGAGCGGCCACCACCGGCCGGGTTCGCGAGCTGGGAAGCCTGGTTCACCGAGTTCGGAGTACCCGAGGACGAATGGGACGACGGCGCGTACCTGGCCGACCCGGAAGGTGTCCTGCCGAGCCTGAGCTTCCTCAAGGTTCCCGAAGACAAGGTCGTGAAGAACCGGCTGCACCTGGACATCCAGGCGGGAGGCGGACGCGAGGTGCCTTGGGAGACGCGATGGGAGCGGGTCGCCGAGGCGATCGCCCGGCTCATCGCGGCGGGCGCGACGGTGCAGCAGGAGCACGAGGCAGGCGGCCGCCCGGACCACGTCGTGATGGCGGATCCCGAAGGCAACGAGTTCTGCGTGCTCTGA
- a CDS encoding SDR family NAD(P)-dependent oxidoreductase, with protein MTRTAVVTGANQGLGFALTQGLATRLGPDDLVLLAGRDAERVAAAAERVAANPATRTRVEGRVLDVSDADAVARFAINLGGVDIVLSNAVGPLHPGRPQAEQADVFLDVANAGTHAVLRSFGPILRPGGRLLVVASSLGTLGHLPEALRPRFDGVSLDDVEQAVEDWRAAIHDGRANELGWPEWINVPSKVAQVAAVRAVAAERRERDLADGTLVAAVCPGLVDTRASRPWFADFSQAQTPDQAARAVLDLTLDDLDPSTYGELVRFGAVLPWHSGNPTRHEELTR; from the coding sequence ATGACACGTACCGCTGTGGTGACCGGAGCCAACCAAGGCCTCGGCTTCGCCCTGACCCAGGGACTCGCCACCCGCCTCGGCCCGGACGACCTCGTCCTGCTCGCCGGCCGCGACGCCGAACGCGTGGCGGCCGCCGCCGAGCGCGTCGCCGCGAACCCCGCGACGCGCACCCGGGTGGAAGGCCGCGTCCTCGATGTCTCGGACGCCGACGCCGTCGCCCGCTTCGCCATAAACCTCGGCGGGGTGGACATCGTGCTGTCCAACGCCGTCGGCCCGCTCCACCCCGGACGGCCCCAGGCCGAGCAGGCCGACGTCTTCCTCGACGTCGCGAACGCCGGCACCCATGCGGTGCTGCGCTCGTTCGGCCCGATCCTGCGCCCGGGCGGCAGGTTGCTCGTCGTCGCCAGCTCGCTGGGCACGCTCGGCCACCTGCCCGAAGCCTTGCGGCCCCGGTTCGACGGAGTCTCGCTCGACGACGTCGAGCAAGCCGTCGAGGACTGGCGCGCCGCGATCCACGACGGCCGGGCGAACGAGCTGGGCTGGCCGGAGTGGATCAACGTGCCCTCGAAGGTCGCCCAGGTCGCCGCCGTACGCGCGGTGGCCGCGGAGCGCCGGGAGCGAGACCTCGCCGACGGCACCCTGGTCGCGGCGGTCTGCCCCGGCCTGGTCGACACGCGGGCGTCACGCCCGTGGTTCGCCGACTTCAGCCAGGCCCAAACGCCCGACCAGGCCGCACGCGCGGTGCTCGACCTGACGCTCGACGACCTCGACCCGTCGACGTACGGCGAGCTGGTCCGGTTCGGCGCCGTGCTGCCGTGGCACAGCGGCAACCCGACGCGGCACGAGGAACTGACCCGCTAG
- a CDS encoding LysR substrate-binding domain-containing protein, with translation MEFGDVSLVALRVFREVAERGTLTAAAAALGYTQSAVSRQIASLERVAGTPVLDRRPGGVRLTAAGNVVLRRAIAVLDQIDAAGRELAGLPADGGSVRLGWFPSAGAVLVPRAVAKLRRTHPAVRVTTREGTTPVLVRALRAGTVDLAVLGSVPPFRPPDSETPALRLKTLAERTLCLAVPAGHPLAGADAVDVADLRGQRWIAGPSGEDTLMGVWPGLDERPEIAHTARDWLAKLNLVAAGCGLTTLPASLVEAVPPGVRVVTVRGGPSERRRVVLARLPGPLSEPAALLAEALRRVATGVPDRADD, from the coding sequence ATGGAATTCGGCGACGTCTCCCTGGTGGCCCTCCGCGTGTTCCGCGAGGTCGCCGAACGCGGCACACTGACCGCCGCTGCCGCGGCCCTGGGCTACACGCAGTCCGCGGTGTCACGGCAGATCGCCTCGCTCGAGCGCGTGGCCGGGACACCGGTGCTGGACCGGCGTCCCGGCGGGGTCCGCCTGACCGCGGCCGGGAACGTCGTGCTGCGCCGGGCGATCGCGGTGCTGGACCAGATCGACGCCGCCGGGCGTGAGCTGGCCGGGCTGCCCGCCGACGGCGGGAGCGTGCGGCTCGGCTGGTTCCCCAGCGCGGGTGCCGTCCTGGTCCCGCGGGCCGTCGCGAAACTGCGGCGCACCCACCCCGCGGTGCGCGTCACCACCCGGGAGGGCACGACGCCGGTCCTGGTGCGGGCGTTGCGCGCGGGCACGGTGGACCTGGCCGTGCTGGGTTCGGTGCCGCCGTTCCGGCCGCCGGACTCCGAAACTCCGGCGCTGCGGCTCAAAACCCTCGCTGAGCGCACTCTTTGCCTCGCCGTGCCCGCGGGGCACCCGCTGGCCGGCGCGGACGCGGTCGACGTCGCCGACCTCCGTGGGCAGCGGTGGATCGCGGGGCCGTCGGGGGAGGACACGCTGATGGGCGTGTGGCCCGGGCTCGACGAGCGTCCCGAGATCGCGCACACCGCGCGTGACTGGCTCGCCAAGCTCAACCTGGTCGCCGCCGGTTGCGGCCTGACGACGTTGCCGGCTTCGCTCGTCGAGGCTGTGCCGCCGGGGGTGCGGGTGGTGACGGTGCGAGGCGGGCCGTCGGAACGGCGGCGGGTGGTGCTGGCCCGGCTGCCGGGGCCGCTCTCCGAACCGGCCGCGCTGCTGGCCGAGGCCCTGCGCCGGGTGGCCACCGGGGTGCCGGACCGCGCTGATGACTGA